The Porites lutea chromosome 7, jaPorLute2.1, whole genome shotgun sequence genome includes the window GGAGAACAAGCAATTCGATTAGAAATAAGCCCAAGTATAAAAGACAAGGAAGGGAAGCACccttccgccatcttgaataagtTTCTAATATTGCGGGGAGTGGATTGGAACTGATAGTGTGTCCTCAGCGTTTTCGAAAAGTTCCGTTTTCGTCTATCCGTACCTACATGCGAAAACAACGTTTTCGAAAAGTCCGTTTACATTGATCGTTTTCAtcagatacgtgtggacggaagctGCATCCGTAAAGAAAAACTTgcgttttcaaatgaaaacggATATGTGAGGACAGGGCCCTAGTCGTGTAAAACGGCATTATAGAcctgcaaaacaacggcaaaaaaattttaaaaaaaagtgctgcacgtgcattttttttttttttttgctaattagatctattgattttgttgccgttctcattgccgtcgccgtttatcattacacgattttaaatttgtttgtaagTATCTAGTTAAGGACGCCTTtgttttagccctggctaaatctatatattaaggctttgactttttttttggaggtgggggggggggagaccgTGATGTTGGATAGGTGGTATCTTATGGTTGGTGGCAGCTTACGAGAAGTGGTGACACATGGATTTGGGATTTGTTCTCACCCCGCCTGGAAACATGAAATCGGCTCTGCAGGTGCTGACCTGAGAGCAGGCTCTGTTTCATTCGAAGCTTGGTATACTGATTCCGATCGGCAAAGCGTTACTAGAGGATATATGAAAGAACCTCCTAAAacctgctaaaattgggcctgatctcaggttacaatGCAAGAACACGTTCTCTGTCCCCTCGAACAAAAAAATCATCGATCGCCCCTGGATGCAAGGAAGGGCTTAGTTAGTTTTAGGTTTCAGGAGATGGTAGTGCAAGCTATATTCAAAAGCAAACGATGACCTTCTTGGatcttttgcaaatttctctaCATCTAGTTCCTTGATAATGAAGTGATCTCCATAGATTTCCTTCATTAACTCCTCAGGAATGCAAGCAGGTGGTAAGCCACCACAGTCCACGTTGTATCGATGACTTTCCACCATGTAGCCTCCATTATCGGTCAGAAAAGAGCGCATATGCTTCGCGTATCTTTTGCCTCGGTCTCCAACTTGAGGCAGTACTGCAGATAAGGATGAACGGTCCCATATCGCATCAAATTTTCCACCAACGTCCTCCACCGTGAGAGCAAATAAATCGCAGCAAAAAATGGTTATTTGCTTCTCCTCGCACTTGTATACATCGATTGGTTCACATCCAGCAGCCAATTTAACTTTACAAAGCTTACGAAAAGTCAAgttgttttcttcaaaaaagcTTTCGATGGGCTGCTTTACAATTTCTACTCCAACAACATTGTGCCCTCGGTCCGCTAACCACAACATATCTAGAGTTTTCCCACACAATGGAACGAACACTCTCAAGTTCGACCTGTAATCAGTCAGCTCATCAACATATTTGACAAGGAACTTATGCACTGCGTCTCTTTGCCATCCGATTTCATTTTGATTCCAACGTTTCTGCCAATATTCAGCTGTTATCGTTTCAAGTTTATCGATAGACATCTTGAAGCCTTCTTTTAGTGTATTGGCGACGTCAAAATGTCATGAAGAACTGTGCAAAAGAGAAGGTCAGTGTGAGCAGGTATTTTAGGGGCGGAGGGGGCAGGGATTCTTTCTGTTTTTCGTAATACACTGCAGAGTGTTCACtcacagtggcagatccaggggaagggcccggggggcccgggCCTCCCCtttatttttcgaccaaaaggAGAACCGAAGggccaaacaatttttttttgagatcgttttccacccccccccccccctccctcttcttatctaagggtctgagcccccacttatctcaaggtctgaaTCTGGCACTGACTCACGTGACCATATCAGCAACCATGCAAATttgttggaacaaaagaaagcgattatgttgtagttaattttttatttcagttaatttttatttttccattgtttttgggtatggtaatgtaagcaaatgaatttgaaacaaaggaaaaacaaaaattaactgaaatgaaGAATTAACTACAGCATACACCAATCGTCTAGATGATGAGTGGGCCGGCTGCGACCCGCCCGGGGGAAATCCTTTATATAAGCCCTATAGGTATGTGCCCTCTTAAAGGATAGggtttttgtgccgttttggtATGAAAACGGGTAAAGAGTTtgtccattttggtctggaatcgggtatggtttacGACGGAACTACGGTTGTGTATCAATGTGTTCGTCGTTTCAATTcgaaatgaataagaaagaaagtgtaatatgcgaattcgaaatggattttaagaaatctttttgttacGGTTTTAATCTTagcaatgatgacataatttctgtctTACGTCTTATATAAACATGTAATGTTGCGTTTTGTGACCACCTCTAGGTGTGAAAACGGGGATGTATTATAGAGGCCACGTCTGAAAACGGGCTAGGaaaataaaggattaaattaactgcaaaaaccgtggacgaagatcctgctagttgtaaacgttggatctctagagaagagatcaaatcagccaaaatataaagaacaagaacgagaagtccgaagactacagcaaagctgatttaaaacaacgtgtattgtgttttataacaatatttcggctggccataccagccttcttcaggtttacagatgttactgaacttatgtagcaatcacaatattatatagatggagaatgtcgcaataaaaggaagaggcggaaatgacgtacaacataaaaactgcaagggaaaaatactaaggatatggattacaataattcgtcacggcggttcaggccatgaggttcaagattcatggccttatctatcaaatgcgactccctggccttacgaactgagtcacgtgaagaatgaattttctctagtgggattaactgcatgtcagtatgagaatggttagagtgagagagaaagtgttcagaaacagtagtgggtttagatttaatgttagttttgtcgactgcacgtctgtgttcgttaaatctgtccttgagacgacgcttagtttcacctatatattgtaaattacaacgGTTACATTGAACCATGTAGATAGCATTTTTAGTGTTACAAGTAATGTGTGAAGTGATGGAGCGTGTTTCACCTGTAGCGTAAAAGGTATAACTTGTTAGGCCGTTAGTAATaacatttttggtctgaaatagagtCAAGATTTGGAGAACCTGGCGGCACACCCCTACCTAGAATTCCcagcagtacccccccccccccggggggggcagCATAGTGAACAGGCTAGACTATATATAACAGCAAACCTGGTAGCTAATCAGAACGCAGAATTCGCTTCATCGTGCCTGCTCTCCGAGCCAGCCGGTTTTCACTTGATGTCATCAAACGCATAAGTAAAGATTATAAATTCTTTTGCTGAAGTTATAAGCTTTTGAGTGCAAAGGGGCATTTAAAGTTGTCATTTTGCAATCCAAACAGTCTATGTATAGAATGGGCATCACTTTAATCTTAAGGAGTTTCACGAGAGATCAGCTGAGAGATGAAATGGTGCTTTTGTGGCAAAACTCAGTGACAGATATTGAACGATATGCGAAGTCACGGACGAACGGCAAGCGACCTAGAATTATGACCATCGGCACTGTTGCGGAACGTTCGAAATAAAATAGTATAAGGATTTGAATGGGAGAAAAACCCGGATTGTATTTGTAGCTTACGAATGAGAAAGCATTTAAATAAGTTGTGTGTTTCTTCTGTCCTATAAGGTTCCCGagccgatttatggccatttaATAGGTTGTATTGGAACCTGTTTATTCTCAAACCTGCTCCAACAAAATCCataaaatggccataaatcggttgggaaaaaacacaaaagggAAGCACACAACCCAAACCCAAGTGAGGTGGTTTCAATCACCACACAAATCCTAAAACAGctaactcccgataactcgaaccctcgatgagggggacattggggggtacccaataccgcaataccgtaagaaaaaatggcaaataccgaaataccgcgtggaaaatcgtctaaataccgataccgcatattttaatcacatttataatCGGTTCCGCATACTTATGGTTGCTTCCATCTAGCGCGTTTAATTATCtcaggcatttatgcaccagatgtccatgctttttttaataatttggtAGTTtgcaattttctgaaaattttcactgaaaagtaAACTACATTTGTTCAGCCTTTTGGTATTTCGACCCAACAGCTAattaactccaataaaaataactcttgaaagcgcgaaaaacaaaccaactaaaACCCTTTCCACGCACGTCTAGTGCGAGTTTTGATATAAAATCAATCTAGTCTAGCACGTCAGTCTCTCAGGGGTCAGATCACACGCCgcgccatcctcggagacccaggggcagacagtggggacgagggaaagtctaaacgggcggaaaaatatatatggaacgaagaaaagtaaagaacggcgagaagagcccctggggacaatgtcttaccagaccagaaaacttgtgtttttctggcaccaattcttcgtttcatatatatttttccgcccgtttagactttccctcgccccctttgtctgcccctgggtctccgaggatgacgcCGCGCTGTTAAGAGgcaaacttaccaaattttctcttttaactttACAAGGCGTTTTTCAATTCTCGAAACCAAACATCTAAACTTATTCTTGTTGCGATAATGTTCGCCTCCTTCGCCCTCTTCATAAAAAATTGCCACACAGTCAATGATGACCACGCCGTCTTCAACCTCAGCGACCTCAGACATTGTGAGAAAACGTTTAAGACCTCGAATTACCGGAACAGGTACACAGATCGACAAGCCTGGTAAGGTAACTTGAGACGACTCATTACCATTGGATGCaacaacaatcacattgtatattatcgaccattaactgtcacaaaatgacccacaaatggtgtaatcatttaccgttatgtctcaagacttctaaatattaacttttattgacctttatgtcttactgtgttttgttttgcgtattgTATCGAAAGGAAAGCGCAAATGAACGGTACCGTAATACCgtgaacaatcttatttcaccgaataccgtcagccaaaatgatga containing:
- the LOC140943302 gene encoding thiopurine S-methyltransferase-like; translation: MSIDKLETITAEYWQKRWNQNEIGWQRDAVHKFLVKYVDELTDYRSNLRVFVPLCGKTLDMLWLADRGHNVVGVEIVKQPIESFFEENNLTFRKLCKVKLAAGCEPIDVYKCEEKQITIFCCDLFALTVEDVGGKFDAIWDRSSLSAVLPQVGDRGKRYAKHMRSFLTDNGGYMVESHRYNVDCGGLPPACIPEELMKEIYGDHFIIKELDVEKFAKDPRRSSFAFEYSLHYHLLKPKTN